In Phragmites australis chromosome 16, lpPhrAust1.1, whole genome shotgun sequence, one DNA window encodes the following:
- the LOC133895357 gene encoding protein FLX-like 3 yields the protein MAGRHRAPRQYYDEPRGFRDGPPPPLARARPLSPRRLEDELSSRHAEMRRIREDNQRLADEIVGLRQTMPHLKEDLHASSQAIPKLRAEKELESRELTQRNLKLEAELRALEPLRQDALHLRSEAGKLQSLRQELAAKVQGLSKELDHQKSERQKIPAMIAERDALRHELIQTRAALEYEKKANPELTAQVQAMEKDLVAMAQEAEKLRADIAKRSAPSFSSHGTYGAPLSTPVMGLQGIYDGGYASIGSRYGTGPWGSHDPHGYPRQ from the exons ATGGCAGGAAGACACCGTGCACCTCGCCAATACTATGATGAGCCTCGAGGATTTCGTGATGGCCCACCTCCTCCACTTGCACGAGCAAGGCCTCTCTCTCCGCGTCGCTTGGAGGATGAATTGTCTAGCCGTCATGCTGAGATGCGCAGAATCCGTGAAGACAACCAGCGTCTGGCGGATGAGATTGTTGGTCTCAGGCAAACAATGCCTCATTTGAAAGAAGATCTCCATGCCTCAAGTCAGGCTATACCTAAGCTCCGTGCAGAGAAAGAACTTGAATCGAGGGAGTTGACTCAGAGGAACCTGAAGCTGGAAGCTGAGCTACGTGCCTTAGAACCCCTTAGGCAAGATGCTTTGCATCTGCGATCTGAAGCAGGTAAACTACAGTCTTTGAGGCAAGAGTTGGCTGCAAAGGTTCAGGGTCTGTCAAAAGAGCTTGATCATCAGAAGTCTGAAAGGCAGAAAATACCTGCTATGATAGCTGAACGTGATGCTCTGCGGCATGAACTGATCCAGACTAG GGCGGCACTTGAGTACGAGAAGAAGGCAAATCCAGAGCTGACAGCACAGGTGCAGGCAATGGAGAAAGATCTTGTAGCTATGGCTCAGGAGGCTGAGAAGCTGAGGGCTGATATTGCGAAGAGAAGTGCACCTA GTTTCAGCAGCCACGGAACTTACGGAGCACCTTTGTCGACTCCTGTTATGGGTTTGCAAGGCATCTATGATGGTGGCTATGCTTCAATTGGGAGTCGCTATGGCACTGGGCCCTGGGGATCGCATGATCCCCATGGTTATCCGCGCCAGTGA
- the LOC133895564 gene encoding uncharacterized protein LOC133895564 isoform X2 — MRKAGAKEGSIGSKGAVDVNQSPVSVAVTGRQSDLMIKFCTCTGRSLSPSLCNLNNTDISMTCKGCTGESTTDRGGPSCSRKLGSMGLELPRPIDPGVRWKTVNRRQRSARRARTSFSGEDRMKDEIRSFYAFGNEMAQEDAPVSESEKLGVSILGRRFSDPMESVPIKKRRFHMDCSPSPPPTPLLVDPYEKILSSSSGGIPSYEKHLKFKMLGGECKEENKGPFDTDDFSGISILAAAACESAMDGDILNWACSKLAHPPEERKLENTMNSTELSLQHGMKRDKLKIPEASHRIHDKPLESSNSPPDMKPLFVTTLISSENLVESASAPNVNCSLYSALSSANKTEIASDAKPSSVAMPNSSGNPDKSVGCSQDAAVQTKHANDTRDSRLHWDLNVAMEAWDTNCGDDDDRIDPTVATVSGCNDAGNDMNKPQTSHDLFDSTDAGDALDLSVDKVHMVDVPKDVNTKDEGDSPVDSSSHPLHHQSSQNSQLLKSDSIGNDTSAETINLPDQQKIRFRSVMESLLGSNPEPALITEHFPLTANVEKIDCSHPLPVGCEALSHMSSADGHVGGNSIQTSELGSTVKPFASRLVSEESTNLPTVTAFHKLEEASEQSISELKNKELLDVDSGTSKRDQSVSKKGEHGTDVYTKSIDPENLTHPEDNPGSSVCDMAHVHEEDGADAVINSEDCLITCANSSSAETYYVSGAAPQALGLHLECNKPGVKDAGSIVDSQAAAHSYQNGYENKLGKAASDICLEHCYETDTSHISKNLAGIGEVDDEEDDSQYEDGELRESGDLYWVDDGYEEVKRANWHYHVSDYKNEAATPEIPPLPVDSVSKNAGVPAAGYNGTQSRKEDDAISPVSSKRSWSTNCLDGGSTAAGKAQSIHSRVTGDTQMYEINPGRVTVKSAATVSQPERCNDGLGDDLLSITMKNTGWDMLPENQRHSRRDPRNGADSTKWCVLSSLDAAGGDESLQKMGLSNRDVQRVERPRSFDRPHRNELSRSDDGYGSGSKVERTTDSHKSHGIYDASRQIQVGSWGEQWVENSKHPRSTRRESSEYYNYCLSGPRNAAEAAVAKMESNGFVVARDGTLVRAVDAANAGHMARRMRNTSSYRALSGQGSPIDRDGACGLSRGPAHAREASPERHFGASSSQSGRYGLEMEKDHTTDGNLSSVRCSLSSRQRGIPTGRASLNLSHAHSRSPSGSRSRSPHDWASPRNRRKIMANGASTLRRRSRSPPSHTTKVRMGRMTSPQRQPGYDDRAMRYSPLSRNHNYSQHASAWVDGRNSSAVDLSDHNKRYSRRSSPLRITSRNDRFDVMDSQGRSRSGEFYHSTQGRLPYGYRGNKHDGNGDDKREYADRYESHSVKPCDRNGAVKQFRNNTGDKFRTRISAPRSPELQRRVSPRRFDSFGR; from the exons ATGAGGAAGGCTGGAGCCAAAG AGGGATCAATTGGATCCAAGGGTGCGGTTGATGTGAATCAGTCTCCTGTTTCCGTTGCAGTAACAGGAAGACAATCTGATTTGATG ATCAAATTTTGCACTTGCACTGGAAGGTCATTGTCACCATCACTTTGTAATCTCAATAACACAGATATTTCGATGACCTGCAAAGGCTGTACTGGTGAATCAACAACAGACAGAGGAGGCCCATCGTGTAGCAGAAAACTTGGCAGCATGGGCTTGGAGCTCCCAAGACCTATAGATCCTGGTGTGAGATGGAAGACTGTAAACAGAAGGCAAAGAAGCGCAAGGAGAGCAAGGACCTCCTTCTCTGGAGAGGACAGAATGAAGGATGAAATAAGATCTTTCTATGCATTCGGCAATGAGATGGCACAAGAAGATGCTCCAGTCTCTGAATCTGAGAAG CTTGGGGTATCCATTCTCGGTAGACGCTTTAGTGACCCCATGGAAAGTGTTCCtataaaaaagagaagatttCATATGGATTGTtctccatcacctccaccgactCCATTGCTAGTGGATCCATATGAAAAAATATTAAGCAGCTCTTCTGGAGGCATTCCATCATATGAGAAGCATCTTAAGTTTAAGATGCTTGGTGGTGAGTGCAAGGAAGAGAATAAAGGTCCTTTTGACACGGATGATTTTTCTGGTATATCAAtactagctgctgctgcttgtgAGAGTGCGATGGATGGTGACATATTGAATTGGGCATGCTCAAAGTTAGCTCATCCTCCCGAAGAAAGGAAGCTGGAAAATACTATGAATAGCACCGAGTTGAGTCTCCAACATGGCATGAAGCGGGATAAGTTAAAAATTCCGGAGGCTTCACATCGCATTCATGATAAGCCTCTTGAGTCATCTAATTCTCCTCCAGATATGAAGCCCTTGTTTGTTACCACGCTAATTAGCTCAGAAAATCTTGTTGAATCCGCATCTGCTCCCAATGTTAATTGCTCGCTTTATTCTGCATTGAGCAGTGCAAACAAAACAGAGATTGCTTCTGATGCTAAGCCTTCGAGTGTTGCAATGCCAAACAGCTCAGGTAATCCAGATAAATCTGTAGGCTGCTCGCAAGATGCAGCTGTGCAAACCAAACATGCCAATGACACTCGTGATTCTAGGCTGCACTGGGATCTAAATGTTGCAATGGAGGCATGGGACACCAAttgtggtgatgatgatgatcgtATTGATCCTACAGTTGCTACTGTAAGCGGCTGTAATGATGCTGGAAATGACATGAACAAACCACAGACATCTCATGACCTTTTTGACTCAACAGATGCTGGTGATGCACTTGATCTCTCTGTTGACAAAGTTCATATGGTTGATGTACCAAAAGATGTTAATACCAAGGATGAAGGCGATTCTCCTGTTGACAGTTCATCTCACCCTTTGCACCATCAGTCTTCCCAAAATTCGCAGCTATTAAAATCTGATTCTATAGGGAATGATACCTCTGCAGAAACAATAAATTTGCCTGATCAGCAGAAGATCAGGTTTCGTTCTGTAATGGAATCACTCCTAGGGTCTAATCCAGAACCGGCTCTTATCACGGAGCACTTTCCTTTAACTGCAAATGTGGAGAAAATCGATTGTTCACATCCCCTACCTGTTGGTTGCGAAGCTTTGTCTCATATGTCTTCTGCGGATGGTCATGTTGGAGGTAACTCAATCCAAACAAGTGAACTGGGTTCCACAGTGAAGCCTTTCGCAAGCAGATTAGTTTCTGAGGAAAGCACAAACCTTCCAACAGTAACTGCATTCCATAAACTTGAAGAAGCTTCTGAACAAAGCATATCTGAATTAAAAAACAAGGAGCTTTTGGATGTTGATTCAGGAACTAGTAAAAGGGACCAGTCAGTTAGCAAGAAGGGTGAACATGGCACTGATGTATACACCAAGAGCATTGATCCAGAAAACCTCACTCATCCAGAGGACAACCCAGGTTCTTCTGTTTGTGATATGGCCCATGTGCATGAAGAAGATGGTGCTGATGCAGTGATTAATTCTGAAGATTGTTTAATTACTTGTGCCAACAGTAGCAGTGCAGAAACATATTACGTTTCAGGTGCGGCTCCTCAGGCTCTTGGTCTCCATTTAGAATGCAACAAACCAGGTGTTAAAGACGCAGGAAGTATTGTGGATTCGCAAGCTGCAGCACATAGCTACCAGAATGGTTACGAAAATAAGCTTGGGAAGGCTGCATCGGATATTTGTTTGGAGCACTGCTATGAAACTGACACATCTCATATTAGCAAAAATCTAGCTGGGATTGGAGAagtcgatgatgaggaggatgatTCTCAATATGAGGATGGTGAACTTAGAGAATCTGGTGACCTTTATTGGGTGGATGATGGGTATGAAGAAGTTAAACGTGCCAACTGGCACTATCATGTATCAGATTACAAGAATGAAGCAGCCACCCCTGAAATCCCTCCTCTACCTGTTGACTCTGTTTCAAAGAATGCGGGTGTTCCTGCTGCTGGTTACAACGGAACACAATCCAGAAAGGAAGATGATGCTATTTCACCTGTCTCATCTAAGCGCTCATGGTCTACAAATTGCTTAGATGGTGGATCTACCGCTGCTGGAAAGGCTCAGAGTATCCATTCGAGAGTCACAGGTGATACTCAGATGTATGAGATAAACCCAGGCCGTGTAACAGTTAAATCTGCTGCAACAGTCAGCCAGCCTGAAAGGTGCAATGATGGTCTAGGTGATGATCTGTTAAGTATCACAATGAAGAACACAGGTTGGGATATGTTGCCTGAAAATCAAAGGCACTCTCGACGTGATCCAAGGAACGGAGCTGATTCTACTAAGTGGTGTGTTTTGAGCTCATTAGATGCAGCTGGAGGTGATGAGTCGTTGCAAAAAATGGGACTATCGAATAGAGATGTGCAACGAGTGGAGCGACCAAGATCATTTGATAGACCCCACAGAAATGAACTGAGCAG ATCTGATGATGGTTATGGCTCAGGCTCAAAAGTTGAAAGGACAACTGACTCTCATAAATCACATGGCATCTATGATGCATCACGGCAAATTCAAGTGGGCAGCTGGGGGGAGCAGTGGGTGGAAAATTCAAAACATCCTCGTTCTACTCGGCGTGAATCATCTGAATATTATAATTATTGCCTGTCTGGTCCAAGGAATGCTGCAGAAGCTGCTGTCGCAAAGATGGAAAGCAATGGCTTTGTTGTTGCACGTGATGGAACTTTAGTAAGAGCTGTTGATGCTGCAAATGCTGGTCACATGGCAAGAAGGATGAGAAACACTAGCTCATACCGTGCTTTGTCTGGACAGGGTTCTCCAATTGACAGGGATGGAGCCTGCGGGTTGTCCAGAGGTCCTGCACATGCTAGGGAAGCATCTCCAGAACGACATTTTGGTGCGAGTAGTAGCCAGTCTGGTCGATATGgtctggagatggagaaagaTCATACTACTGATGGAAATTTGAGTTCAGTTCGTTGCTCACTGTCCAGTAGACAACGGGGCATCCCAACGGGTAGAGCATCACTTAACCTTTCGCATGCTCACAGCAGATCTCCTTCTGGGTCAAGGTCTCGATCCCCACATGATTGGGCATCACCTAGGAACAGAAGGAAGATTATGGCCAATGGAGCTTCAACTTTACGGAGGCGTAGTAGATCTCCACCTAGTCACACGACTAAAGTTAGAATGGGTAGAATGACTTCACCTCAGAGACAACCTGGATATGATGATCGAGCTATGCGTTACAGTCCTTTATCAAGGAACCACAATTACTCCCAACATGCTTCAGCATGGGTTGATGGAAGGAACAGTTCGGCGGTAGATCTTTCTGATCACAATAAAAGATATTCAAGGAGAAGCTCTCCTCTGAGAATTACCTCACGAAATGACAGATTTGATGTAATGGACTCCCAAGGACGTTCAAGGTCTGGAGAATTCTACCATTCGACACAGGGAAGACTTCCTTATGGCTATAGGGGAAATAAGCATGATGGGAATGGTGATGATAAAAGGGAATACGCTGATAGATATGAGAGTCATTCTGTGAAGCCATGTGACCGGAATGGTGCTGTAAAACAGTTCAGAAATAATACTGGAGATAAATTCCGGACTCGTATCTCTGCTCCCAGATCTCCAGAACTCCAAAGAAGGGTGAGTCCTCGGAGATTTGACAGCTTTGGGAGGTAG
- the LOC133895564 gene encoding uncharacterized protein LOC133895564 isoform X1: MVWCSIATFCCFCFPEGSIGSKGAVDVNQSPVSVAVTGRQSDLMIKFCTCTGRSLSPSLCNLNNTDISMTCKGCTGESTTDRGGPSCSRKLGSMGLELPRPIDPGVRWKTVNRRQRSARRARTSFSGEDRMKDEIRSFYAFGNEMAQEDAPVSESEKLGVSILGRRFSDPMESVPIKKRRFHMDCSPSPPPTPLLVDPYEKILSSSSGGIPSYEKHLKFKMLGGECKEENKGPFDTDDFSGISILAAAACESAMDGDILNWACSKLAHPPEERKLENTMNSTELSLQHGMKRDKLKIPEASHRIHDKPLESSNSPPDMKPLFVTTLISSENLVESASAPNVNCSLYSALSSANKTEIASDAKPSSVAMPNSSGNPDKSVGCSQDAAVQTKHANDTRDSRLHWDLNVAMEAWDTNCGDDDDRIDPTVATVSGCNDAGNDMNKPQTSHDLFDSTDAGDALDLSVDKVHMVDVPKDVNTKDEGDSPVDSSSHPLHHQSSQNSQLLKSDSIGNDTSAETINLPDQQKIRFRSVMESLLGSNPEPALITEHFPLTANVEKIDCSHPLPVGCEALSHMSSADGHVGGNSIQTSELGSTVKPFASRLVSEESTNLPTVTAFHKLEEASEQSISELKNKELLDVDSGTSKRDQSVSKKGEHGTDVYTKSIDPENLTHPEDNPGSSVCDMAHVHEEDGADAVINSEDCLITCANSSSAETYYVSGAAPQALGLHLECNKPGVKDAGSIVDSQAAAHSYQNGYENKLGKAASDICLEHCYETDTSHISKNLAGIGEVDDEEDDSQYEDGELRESGDLYWVDDGYEEVKRANWHYHVSDYKNEAATPEIPPLPVDSVSKNAGVPAAGYNGTQSRKEDDAISPVSSKRSWSTNCLDGGSTAAGKAQSIHSRVTGDTQMYEINPGRVTVKSAATVSQPERCNDGLGDDLLSITMKNTGWDMLPENQRHSRRDPRNGADSTKWCVLSSLDAAGGDESLQKMGLSNRDVQRVERPRSFDRPHRNELSRSDDGYGSGSKVERTTDSHKSHGIYDASRQIQVGSWGEQWVENSKHPRSTRRESSEYYNYCLSGPRNAAEAAVAKMESNGFVVARDGTLVRAVDAANAGHMARRMRNTSSYRALSGQGSPIDRDGACGLSRGPAHAREASPERHFGASSSQSGRYGLEMEKDHTTDGNLSSVRCSLSSRQRGIPTGRASLNLSHAHSRSPSGSRSRSPHDWASPRNRRKIMANGASTLRRRSRSPPSHTTKVRMGRMTSPQRQPGYDDRAMRYSPLSRNHNYSQHASAWVDGRNSSAVDLSDHNKRYSRRSSPLRITSRNDRFDVMDSQGRSRSGEFYHSTQGRLPYGYRGNKHDGNGDDKREYADRYESHSVKPCDRNGAVKQFRNNTGDKFRTRISAPRSPELQRRVSPRRFDSFGR; this comes from the exons ATGGTGTGGTGCTCAATAGCAACCTtctgttgtttttgttttccaGAGGGATCAATTGGATCCAAGGGTGCGGTTGATGTGAATCAGTCTCCTGTTTCCGTTGCAGTAACAGGAAGACAATCTGATTTGATG ATCAAATTTTGCACTTGCACTGGAAGGTCATTGTCACCATCACTTTGTAATCTCAATAACACAGATATTTCGATGACCTGCAAAGGCTGTACTGGTGAATCAACAACAGACAGAGGAGGCCCATCGTGTAGCAGAAAACTTGGCAGCATGGGCTTGGAGCTCCCAAGACCTATAGATCCTGGTGTGAGATGGAAGACTGTAAACAGAAGGCAAAGAAGCGCAAGGAGAGCAAGGACCTCCTTCTCTGGAGAGGACAGAATGAAGGATGAAATAAGATCTTTCTATGCATTCGGCAATGAGATGGCACAAGAAGATGCTCCAGTCTCTGAATCTGAGAAG CTTGGGGTATCCATTCTCGGTAGACGCTTTAGTGACCCCATGGAAAGTGTTCCtataaaaaagagaagatttCATATGGATTGTtctccatcacctccaccgactCCATTGCTAGTGGATCCATATGAAAAAATATTAAGCAGCTCTTCTGGAGGCATTCCATCATATGAGAAGCATCTTAAGTTTAAGATGCTTGGTGGTGAGTGCAAGGAAGAGAATAAAGGTCCTTTTGACACGGATGATTTTTCTGGTATATCAAtactagctgctgctgcttgtgAGAGTGCGATGGATGGTGACATATTGAATTGGGCATGCTCAAAGTTAGCTCATCCTCCCGAAGAAAGGAAGCTGGAAAATACTATGAATAGCACCGAGTTGAGTCTCCAACATGGCATGAAGCGGGATAAGTTAAAAATTCCGGAGGCTTCACATCGCATTCATGATAAGCCTCTTGAGTCATCTAATTCTCCTCCAGATATGAAGCCCTTGTTTGTTACCACGCTAATTAGCTCAGAAAATCTTGTTGAATCCGCATCTGCTCCCAATGTTAATTGCTCGCTTTATTCTGCATTGAGCAGTGCAAACAAAACAGAGATTGCTTCTGATGCTAAGCCTTCGAGTGTTGCAATGCCAAACAGCTCAGGTAATCCAGATAAATCTGTAGGCTGCTCGCAAGATGCAGCTGTGCAAACCAAACATGCCAATGACACTCGTGATTCTAGGCTGCACTGGGATCTAAATGTTGCAATGGAGGCATGGGACACCAAttgtggtgatgatgatgatcgtATTGATCCTACAGTTGCTACTGTAAGCGGCTGTAATGATGCTGGAAATGACATGAACAAACCACAGACATCTCATGACCTTTTTGACTCAACAGATGCTGGTGATGCACTTGATCTCTCTGTTGACAAAGTTCATATGGTTGATGTACCAAAAGATGTTAATACCAAGGATGAAGGCGATTCTCCTGTTGACAGTTCATCTCACCCTTTGCACCATCAGTCTTCCCAAAATTCGCAGCTATTAAAATCTGATTCTATAGGGAATGATACCTCTGCAGAAACAATAAATTTGCCTGATCAGCAGAAGATCAGGTTTCGTTCTGTAATGGAATCACTCCTAGGGTCTAATCCAGAACCGGCTCTTATCACGGAGCACTTTCCTTTAACTGCAAATGTGGAGAAAATCGATTGTTCACATCCCCTACCTGTTGGTTGCGAAGCTTTGTCTCATATGTCTTCTGCGGATGGTCATGTTGGAGGTAACTCAATCCAAACAAGTGAACTGGGTTCCACAGTGAAGCCTTTCGCAAGCAGATTAGTTTCTGAGGAAAGCACAAACCTTCCAACAGTAACTGCATTCCATAAACTTGAAGAAGCTTCTGAACAAAGCATATCTGAATTAAAAAACAAGGAGCTTTTGGATGTTGATTCAGGAACTAGTAAAAGGGACCAGTCAGTTAGCAAGAAGGGTGAACATGGCACTGATGTATACACCAAGAGCATTGATCCAGAAAACCTCACTCATCCAGAGGACAACCCAGGTTCTTCTGTTTGTGATATGGCCCATGTGCATGAAGAAGATGGTGCTGATGCAGTGATTAATTCTGAAGATTGTTTAATTACTTGTGCCAACAGTAGCAGTGCAGAAACATATTACGTTTCAGGTGCGGCTCCTCAGGCTCTTGGTCTCCATTTAGAATGCAACAAACCAGGTGTTAAAGACGCAGGAAGTATTGTGGATTCGCAAGCTGCAGCACATAGCTACCAGAATGGTTACGAAAATAAGCTTGGGAAGGCTGCATCGGATATTTGTTTGGAGCACTGCTATGAAACTGACACATCTCATATTAGCAAAAATCTAGCTGGGATTGGAGAagtcgatgatgaggaggatgatTCTCAATATGAGGATGGTGAACTTAGAGAATCTGGTGACCTTTATTGGGTGGATGATGGGTATGAAGAAGTTAAACGTGCCAACTGGCACTATCATGTATCAGATTACAAGAATGAAGCAGCCACCCCTGAAATCCCTCCTCTACCTGTTGACTCTGTTTCAAAGAATGCGGGTGTTCCTGCTGCTGGTTACAACGGAACACAATCCAGAAAGGAAGATGATGCTATTTCACCTGTCTCATCTAAGCGCTCATGGTCTACAAATTGCTTAGATGGTGGATCTACCGCTGCTGGAAAGGCTCAGAGTATCCATTCGAGAGTCACAGGTGATACTCAGATGTATGAGATAAACCCAGGCCGTGTAACAGTTAAATCTGCTGCAACAGTCAGCCAGCCTGAAAGGTGCAATGATGGTCTAGGTGATGATCTGTTAAGTATCACAATGAAGAACACAGGTTGGGATATGTTGCCTGAAAATCAAAGGCACTCTCGACGTGATCCAAGGAACGGAGCTGATTCTACTAAGTGGTGTGTTTTGAGCTCATTAGATGCAGCTGGAGGTGATGAGTCGTTGCAAAAAATGGGACTATCGAATAGAGATGTGCAACGAGTGGAGCGACCAAGATCATTTGATAGACCCCACAGAAATGAACTGAGCAG ATCTGATGATGGTTATGGCTCAGGCTCAAAAGTTGAAAGGACAACTGACTCTCATAAATCACATGGCATCTATGATGCATCACGGCAAATTCAAGTGGGCAGCTGGGGGGAGCAGTGGGTGGAAAATTCAAAACATCCTCGTTCTACTCGGCGTGAATCATCTGAATATTATAATTATTGCCTGTCTGGTCCAAGGAATGCTGCAGAAGCTGCTGTCGCAAAGATGGAAAGCAATGGCTTTGTTGTTGCACGTGATGGAACTTTAGTAAGAGCTGTTGATGCTGCAAATGCTGGTCACATGGCAAGAAGGATGAGAAACACTAGCTCATACCGTGCTTTGTCTGGACAGGGTTCTCCAATTGACAGGGATGGAGCCTGCGGGTTGTCCAGAGGTCCTGCACATGCTAGGGAAGCATCTCCAGAACGACATTTTGGTGCGAGTAGTAGCCAGTCTGGTCGATATGgtctggagatggagaaagaTCATACTACTGATGGAAATTTGAGTTCAGTTCGTTGCTCACTGTCCAGTAGACAACGGGGCATCCCAACGGGTAGAGCATCACTTAACCTTTCGCATGCTCACAGCAGATCTCCTTCTGGGTCAAGGTCTCGATCCCCACATGATTGGGCATCACCTAGGAACAGAAGGAAGATTATGGCCAATGGAGCTTCAACTTTACGGAGGCGTAGTAGATCTCCACCTAGTCACACGACTAAAGTTAGAATGGGTAGAATGACTTCACCTCAGAGACAACCTGGATATGATGATCGAGCTATGCGTTACAGTCCTTTATCAAGGAACCACAATTACTCCCAACATGCTTCAGCATGGGTTGATGGAAGGAACAGTTCGGCGGTAGATCTTTCTGATCACAATAAAAGATATTCAAGGAGAAGCTCTCCTCTGAGAATTACCTCACGAAATGACAGATTTGATGTAATGGACTCCCAAGGACGTTCAAGGTCTGGAGAATTCTACCATTCGACACAGGGAAGACTTCCTTATGGCTATAGGGGAAATAAGCATGATGGGAATGGTGATGATAAAAGGGAATACGCTGATAGATATGAGAGTCATTCTGTGAAGCCATGTGACCGGAATGGTGCTGTAAAACAGTTCAGAAATAATACTGGAGATAAATTCCGGACTCGTATCTCTGCTCCCAGATCTCCAGAACTCCAAAGAAGGGTGAGTCCTCGGAGATTTGACAGCTTTGGGAGGTAG
- the LOC133896027 gene encoding cytokinin hydroxylase-like — protein MALCIVVLVLALPLSFLLTRTVWVTVSCYFLTPARIRRILAGQGVHGPSARLLVGNLRDVSALVAEATAGDMGSLSHDIVGRLLPHYVRWSKVYGRLFVYWYGSEPRVCVTDAGMVRELLSSRHAHVTGKSWLQRQGAKHFIGRGLLMANGATWSHQRHVVAPAFMADRLKGRVGHMVDCTRQTVRALRDAVARAGNEVEVGAHMARLAGDIIARTEFGTSYNTGKRIFHLIEELQRLTARSSRYLWVPGSQYFPSKYRREIKRLNGELEQVLKESIQRSHEITDEGRTPSSACGMGLLRMLLAEMEKKKSGHGELGYDAQMMIDECKTFFFAGHETSALLLTWAIMLLATNPSWQDKARAEVAHVCGDAPPTADNLPKLTVLQMVINETLRLYPPATLLPRMAFEDITLGAGAGELRVPKGASVWIPVLAIHHDEAVWGADAHEFRPDRFAPGRARPWAGRFLPFASGPRNCVGQAYAMVEAKVVLAMLLASFRFGISDEYRHAPVNVLTLRPRHGVPVRLLPLTRQ, from the exons ATGGCATTGTGCATCGTCGTCCTGGTGCTCGCATTGCCACTCTCGTTCTTGCTGACAAGGACCGTATGGGTCACCGTCTCCTGCTACTTCCTCACGCCGGCGAGGATCCGGAGAATCCTGGCCGGCCAGGGCGTCCACGGTCCGTCGGCGCGCCTCCTCGTCGGCAACCTGCGCGACGTGTCCGCCCTCGTCGCCGAGGCCACCGCCGGCGACATGGGCTCACTGAGCCACGACATCGTCGGCCGCCTCTTGCCTCATTATGTCCGTTGGTCCAAGGTGTACG GGAGGCTGTTCGTGTACTGGTACGGGAGCGAGCCGCGGGTGTGCGTGACGGACGCGGGGATGGTGCGGGAGCTGCTGTCGTCGAGGCACGCGCACGTCACCGGCAAGTCGTGGCTCCAACGGCAGGGCGCCAAGCACTTCATCGGCCGCGGCCTGCTCATGGCCAACGGCGCCACCTGGTCGCACCAGCGCCACGTCGTCGCGCCGGCCTTCATGGCCGACAGGCTCAAG GGCAGGGTGGGGCACATGGTGGACTGCACCCGGCAGACGGTGCGCGCGCTGCGGGATGCGGTGGCGAGGGCCGGGAACGAGGTGGAGGTTGGCGCGCACATGGCGAGGCTCGCCGGCGACATCATCGCGCGAACCGAGTTCGGCACGAGCTACAACACCGGCAAGCGCATCTTCCACCTCATCGAGGAGCTGCAGCGGCTCACCGCACGCTCCAGCCGCTACCTCTGGGTCCCCGGCAGTCA GTATTTTCCAAGCAAATACAGGCGGGAAATAAAGCGGCTGAACGGGGAGCTTGAGCAGGTGCTCAAGGAGTCCATCCAGCGCAGCCACGAGATCACCGACGAGGGACGGACGCCGTCGTCTGCGTGCGGCATGGGGCTCCTCCGGATGCTCCTGGCTgagatggagaagaagaagtccGGCCATGGAGAGCTGGGGTACGACGCTCAGATGATGATCGACGAATGCAAGACCTTCTTCTTCGCCGGCCACGAGACGTCGGCGCTGCTCCTCACCTGGGCCATCATGCTGCTCGCCACGAACCCGTCGTGGCAGGACAAGGCCCGAGCCGAGGTCGCGCACGTCTGCGGCGACGCCCCGCCCACCGCTGACAACCTCCCCAAGCTCACCGTC CTGCAGATGGTGATCAACGAGACGCTGCGGCTGTACCCGCCGGCGACACTGCTGCCGCGGATGGCGTTCGAGGACATCACgctcggcgccggcgccggcgagctgCGCGTGCCGAAGGGCGCGTCGGTGTGGATCCCCGTGCTGGCCATCCACCACGACGAGGCCGTGTGGGGCGCGGACGCTCACGAGTTCAGGCCGGACCGGTTCGCGCCCGGGCGCGCGCGGCCCTGGGCGGGGCGGTTCCTGCCGTTCGCGTCCGGACCGCGCAACTGCGTCGGGCAGGCGTACGCCATGGTGGAGGCCAAGGTCGTCCTGGCCATGCTGCTCGCGAGCTTCCGCTTTGGCATCTCCGACGAGTACCGCCACGCGCCGGTGAACGTGCTCACGCTCCGGCCGCGCCACGGCGTGCCCGTGCGCCTGCTACCGCTGACGCGGCAGTAG